The window tttcttccattttcaagccaaacaagtcaagttaggaagcatactaggtgatagacacaagttgaaggttagtatgttgttttagcttgttttctatgagttggagattctgaaatacctaggtatgattaTAGGATTTGttttggatgagttgtgattgattttgttgagttttggtgttgtttaaagtggttataggctgtccaaatgaaagatatgtatcaagtgccctaaacagaaatctagggtactgctttcagtcattttggagcctgtttttcatattgatattgttcgaatttgaagatacataaagaataaactatgttcctatatgtgttataaaaccctctgtaaaatatgggactttaattccatatatagaggaagaaaacctagatgaatcatgactgcctcgaaattgaatgtcatgtgaggcagccatgttgatgtagaaTTTTAAGGATCTTAGagtccgaattggagaaagtttctttatacaaacgtgttcctaactacttgaagtatatgtctgtaaaaggatttgacaatccattgtgcttagtgtgagctaggttgagtgcatTATGGTAGATACAAAActgggtagtctgtttcttggctggaaacaggacagaatcattttgcatgccatatattgtgtagaagtgatattaatgtgaattttggatatgttctacccatataagtctagtttcagtaggttcaagaatcaaggcatttggattcatatagagaaagttatggcataatatgtgcaagtaggtcatgtgatgatctaagacaaaatgattagattgcatgaactttgtggagttagtgtcttgtacatcatatagcattcattagtGTATAttgtcattaagtttatgttaaggctaatggtataaatgttatgtgacattaggaggacaaggtgcaattgaacgcacacccgatcatgttgaatagatcgaaccaagtgcgacggtaagcatattgcttatatatgtgtatgaatgtattgttccttgtgacttgttgagtgtgagatgtggttgaatctgatgtgaatgatgtggataatggttgagtgtttgtgatacgtcatgattgataagaaagtgttatgattgagtatgttgcagtgttatgagtaaatacggcatgttgagccttgtgcacatactggaactgaataatgattggattataaatgaatatgagcttgtttagatggatatgtgaaatggtccaagttgagagtgctatccgaatattgtgagccggaagcacatgtgttgagatatatgagtacgtgagttgagtggaactcctccgtagcacagatgattgtattccgaatttagtgagccggaatacagattggacccaatgaccattttatatatattgtctaagtataggAAGGCCTTTCTAAAAGAAGTATTAATATACTAAGTGAATATCATTCTAttgaaaattctaacttggtatgatatattttgatctgTGTTCTTTACCTTACCtttgtatacatatatgcgtaatatgtttattgaataggcagctcacccattgccaacagattttacagatTAAGTGGAGTTCTTCTTGTTTAAGGTCGCACCGGCAATGTCAGTTCATTCTCATCTAGACATTTTGGaatcttgtgatgtacttttgttcgtgtattgtaaattgtaaatgattTCTCttgtgtataatatgtaaagtttatatgagattgaagtttatatgattgagaattgaaagcatgtctccaattgatattgtgtgagatatcatgtgatgtGATACAAGTGAGGGGTTACACTATATCTTGTTAATCATCAATGGAAATCCCATTTTTCGATCAAATTTCAGTTTCATTTGTTTTCCTTTATTAATCTTATAAACCAAAGATTCAAGCATCGATAAAGCTCATTGAGTTTGAAACAGATTCTgagttaaccaaaaatcaagaACTAAAAGAAAAGGCACAAAACAGATTCTACAAATCAAGAACTCGACTTTTTTAAGCTTGTTTCCTTCCTGTCTTGATTCAATCATCTTCATTTCTCGTCTCTTTGTTTCTGTAGAAAAAATGTGGAAGAGAAAGATCAAACAAAGAAGCAAATGTACTAAGAAAACCAAGAAGAGAGGAGAAGAAGTAGATCGGAGGAAAGAAGAGTGATTACCGCCAAATACCCGAGCCGCCGTAATAGTTCAACGCTAGAGATCTAAGCGAACGGTGGAACTGAATCGCTCAGCCACGGATAGAGCTGAACAGGACGGCGGCAGATCGGTGAGAGAAGAGCGACCGGTGGAAAAAAAGATGAAACAGGAGAGGTAGAGAGATGATTCGGCTGTTTAGGGAACTTGGAGGAGCTATGGAGATGAAGGCAGCCATTGTAAGAGCTCTAGAGCTTCTCtgtgattttgtttttttgagAAAGCAGGTGAAAGAAGAAGATTGTGGAGGCTGCACAAATGAGAAGaaaccctaaaatccaaatttatAATCTGTATTTTTACTTTGACCCCTGTAATTTATCAATTGCTTAAAATAAACCCCATATGCTTTTAATTGTTTTCAATCCAGTCCCTTAATCCAAATCAAATAGGCTGCAGTAAGcccaattccgcccccatggGCCAGGTGAGAATTTCAAGCCTATTCCCATCTCATctctatgtatatatatgtatgtataagttaccaattattattttgttatttaagTGTATTAGCAATGATATATgtcaatatatattaattaattaatcaattagacTAACTAATTCCGACttccaattagcttcaaaattttgataattttattttcataatcaTTTATACACTAATTTAATATAGATATGTAATTTCAAATAGCTTTTTAtgttttagattatttttataaatatacccATTCATGTATATAAAATTACCATTGTATTAAAATTCATTTTTCCGACATAATGTCAACTAAATCGGGttctaatataaataaatgtatCATGTATATGTAATATGCACGATTTTAAAACCCAAAACAAATCGGTTAAAGGCGATTATCTCCAATTTTAATAAATCGAACCTAGGTTCAAATTGATGTGATGTCGTTTGAATTTATGAAAAGATATTTAAAACATTACTTATTAGAACTTAAATTCTATTTATAtcgtatatgtgatatacgtaaaatagaaaatgcatcttaattcaataaaataaaattatgtgtATAATATGTACCTAGTtctaaatcaaaataaataagttcGAGATGTTATCTCGAATCAATAaagttaaccaaattaatttgaATCGATATGAAAATGTCATTCGAatttaataatacatttaaaACATTTCCtattaaattcatattttacTTATGGTATATGTGATATATTATGGTAAAATTAGATTTTAATTCGATAAATATAATTACGTGTATGTTATATATGTAATCTCAAATTAAACCAAACATAAACCTAATAATCCCAAAACCCACGAGTACCTGGTTTATATTCATAATCCAAAGCAAAACGAATAGCAAACACATAATATCACAATAGTACCGATACATCAGAcggggtagggtgagatcacatctcttccctacacgtaaccggaaaAGCGAACCTAAATCTCTCCGAAGACCATCCTTATCAAAACCAACCCACACAAAGTCAATCCAAACAGATAGGGCGACCAATCATGCCCGCATACATGTATTTTCAAgtgatgattggtggcgactcgaaacCTGAAACACGCAAAAAGCGGATCGAGCCGGCCACGCACCCTGACCTGAAAACCGAAAGCCAGGGTGCGACACATATGAACCTTTACAATTCACTAGAAAGTTTCCGATACAGAACCTTTACAATTCACTAGAACATGATCCCAAAGCTTGAAGTTTGAGGCTAACAACAAACTAACATGGCATCAGGTCCTGCTCCACTAAATTTATTGAGTTTGGTCACAGTTTATCTAAAATGTCTAAGAAAATCAATTTATAGCTTTGTGTTTCTGCTTCAGAATTTTCATGTTGTCTGGATTTGGATATTCATGTTGAATTTCTATTTCAACCTAAACATTTAACAAGTGAAGGAAAACACTAAGAACATGAAAGCATGAAATTCATTGTTGGCCTTTTTCCTGATGACTTAATTTTTTTGGAAGCAACcgcaaactaaaaaaaaagcaTTGAAGAATACTTTATCTGGTTGATGCTTCTTTTAATTAAGCAAATAAGTATCACATGTTAAAGAGACAAAAATTTGGAGTATAATCAGTAAATAAAACCTTCACTGTAGCCCCCAGAATTGCATCTAGATAACTGATTGAAATTGTTGAGTTGAGATTTATGCCGTCTCGTTGGATTCCAGTTATCTCCTCAACATCAAGATAGACATAAAGATCTCCAGGAGGACCACTGCAAAAACCAAAATTAACTATTTTAAAAGAAATCTGCTAAAGATAGGCATGCATAAGAATTGTTCACTTCAAGATTTACTTGTTGATCAAAGAAATCCATGTAGATTTCAAGGATTCAAACATGCAAAAAGAtgctgaaaaaaaaaagaaataaagtttCCTGCAGACCATATTTGATCTCCAAAACAACTTTAATCATTGCATAAATAATTATGAATGTCAATTATAGTAAATATAAAAAGAGAGCAAACTCTCCGAAAAGATAAGCAATTAACATGCAAGCCTGCAAACCATATTTAACCTCCATTCATTCTCCAACATTCATTTATCATTttaagcataaaaagaacaatgACTCAAATTGCAGCaaataaccaacaaaataaCAAGCATtgatcagtttcaaagaaacccCAATTGAAAAAACTCCATACAGTAATGGTCCCTTTCTACGCAAAAAAAAACCCCCAATTGATAACCTCCATTCCTTCTCCAACACCCATTTATCATTTTAAGCATAAAAGGAACAATGACTCAAATTGCAGCaaataaccaacaaaataaCAAGCAAtgatcagtttcaaagaaacccCAATTGAAAAAACTCCAGACAGTAATGCTCCCTTTctacgcaaaaaaaaaaaaacccaattgATAACCTCCATTCATTCTCCAACACTCATTTATCATTTTAAGCATAAAAGGAACAATGACTCAAATTGCAGCaaataaccaacaaaataaCAAGCATTGATCAGTTTCAAAAAAACCCCAATTGAAAAAACTCCAACAGTAATGCTCCCTTtctatgcaaaaaaaaaaaaaacccgaattGATCATAACTCTTTTTATTACTAGAGAACATAATCACTAAAGCACAATAGTAGATAGGAAGAAGAATTTTAAGACTTACCTTTCTACGCAAAAATGTCCACTTGAAATCTTTCACTCCACTGCAGATTAACTATTCACTCTTCATTAAGTAGATAGGGTTTCACACTTGTTTTTTTGTCAatctagatgaagaacaagcTTTGCgatagagagagagaatgaGTCGAAGCCTGCGATAGAGAGAGAAGGAGTCGAAGAGCTGCGATAGAGAGAGAAGGAGTCGAAGGGTTTTTATTGTTCTCCTTAAAGAAAAGAAGGtcgaaagaaagagagaaagtCTAATTTCTAGGCTGCTTATATTAGTTGCCATGGAggcataattttaattatttaaattttaaaaaaaagggaCGTGGCGTCATACGTGGCACGCCATTTGTGCCAAATCACAACCCCGTTAGATTAGGGCAGATCTGAAGGTTCGTGGAAAGCTCAAAGACAGTTTTCAAAGTTTGTTTGATATAAGagcaaatctgtttttccggaAAAATACTACGACAAATATATCTATTAACCCTTAAATGTACGAAGGTTTTAATGGAAAAGGAAAAGTTTTTTGCCTAAAAAAAAGCAACGTTACCCATGTTCATGATGCTAATTTGGGATAGAAAATACAATGCTGTCTTCCCCAATCATCATGATTTTTGGTCTTCTTCATCAAACAAAACCATGTCCATGGAGGTATAGATATCATATCATTCTTTCTTTTCATCACCAATTTTCGTTTTATTCTTACTCTTTTTATTTGCTATCTTGTCCATTCCAATTGAACAACTCcttatatttcatttttttctttaatttttcttttgccCAGCAGTTTCTTCATTTCTGTGATGCTTTTAGTCAGAGAGGTGACGCTATTAACATCGTTGGACAAAAAGGTGAGCCTTCTGCCTCATGAATTGCTGGACTATGATATGAGAATCATCTTTCTATTTTCACATCAGCTTTTTTACTTACTTCAGCTATCGTACAATCATACAAATACTCGATTATCTAGGTCTCagatttctttcatttcttttattCTCCTTTTCCCGTTTCCAATGGTAATTTGCTGCGTAGCATAGTTGGTTATGTATTCTATTGATTGCTTATATCCTTTTCATTTTTGGAAAACCCTAATCATCCATTTAACAATCCCTCATTATGTGTTTGACCTGTAATATTTCACACCTTTTTTACCAAGGATCACATCCATACATgtgaaattgaaaaataaaaataaatgaaagagaTAAATAAAGGATTTCATTTGGATTGCAATCGAGTTCATAGAATTGTAGGTAATTACTGGAATTGATACAATTACGACATAATCAAGGATTGGGGTTGTTGTAATTGAGCAGGTCTTCAATTGTGATGGTGGAAAATGGCTTAGGCAGAGCAGCTCTCCTTCTTGATAGCTTTTGGGAAACTTGTTGCATTGAAGGTCGAAATTGGGGATTCACATTCAAGCAAGCCAACGCTAATCTGGCAATTAGAACAACATCGTCTGCAACACCATTTATAGGTAGTGGGAGGCGTTGGTCTAATATGTCCTCTAATAGCATTTGATGtgttgatgttgatgttgatgtAGATGCTGACGCTGCTGTTGAAGGTGAGAACAGAGATAAGCTCAAATCACCTGGATGACTCCCTATAAGTACTTCCATTGCTACCATGCCAAAGCTATAAACATCACATTTTTCGCTCAGTGTTGCTGTGTATGCAAGCTCTGCGAAGGAAAATATGAATCAGATTTCAAATTACCTATACAGTTTTCATGCTTTGGAATCATATGATACTACCTGGAGCAGCATATCCAAAAGTTCCAGCAAATGCAGTCTTGTTAGATGAGTCAGGTTTTAGAATTCGAGCAGTACCAAAGTCTGAGATGTGTCCGTTGTATTCTAAATCCAACAGAATATTCTTGCTTGATATGTCACGATGGACTATAGCGGGTAAGCAGTCATGGTGCATGTAGGATAACCCATTTGCTATGTCTTTAACAATAATTACCCTTTTATTCCAATCGAACAACATTGCTTCTTCTTCACTGTTTAATGTTTTCCCCAGGTTCCCACCTTCCAAGAATTCATACACCAAAAGTGATTGATTTGGTTGGGAACAAAATCCATAGAGTCTCACCACATTCCGATGCCGAATTTCTGTTAATGTCTGAATCTCACTTTTGAAGCCTTTGAGGTGAATGCTTTCATCATCAGCCGGTGAATGGAGTTTCTTCACAGCAACAAGCTGACCTGTTGGCAATTCAGCTTTGTAGACACTTCCATTTCCTCCAATTCCAATGCAATATCTGGAATCAAACTCTTCTGTGGCTTTAACAATCTCTTCATACACCATTTTACCATCATAGCTCCATATAGAAAATAAATCCCGGTTTCTTGTTTCCCTTTGTATGTCTTCTGCTACTCTACCTTTTCGCCAAAGAGTATATAATACTGACCCAAGACATATGAAAAATAACAAGCTGGTTAAGGAGAGTACAATGATTACAACTAGAAGTTTGCTGTTCCTTGTTCGATTTAAATCAGTGATGGTTGAGTTGCAAGGCTTCAGACCAGAAACATTTCCACATAAATCCTTGTTATTCCTCAGAGATTCAAATCCAGCCTCTATGAAGGCTTTGCTTTCAGGAAGAGGGCCCTCTAGCTGGTTGTAGGATATATCAACAGATGTCAAGCTTGACATGCCATCAAATGTCGACGGGATAAGACCAGAGAGCTGATTGTGAGAGATATTCAAATTTTCTAAGCTTGGAAATGATCCTAGCTGCACTGGTATCTTCCCATCAAGGAAATTGTGACTAAGATCAACAACTT is drawn from Euphorbia lathyris chromosome 9, ddEupLath1.1, whole genome shotgun sequence and contains these coding sequences:
- the LOC136205908 gene encoding MDIS1-interacting receptor like kinase 2-like; amino-acid sequence: MVYEEIVKATEEFDSRYCIGIGGNGSVYKAELPTGQLVAVKKLHSPADDESIHLKGFKSEIQTLTEIRHRNVVRLYGFCSQPNQSLLVYEFLEGGNLGKTLNSEEEAMLFDWNKRVIIVKDIANGLSYMHHDCLPAIVHRDISSKNILLDLEYNGHISDFGTARILKPDSSNKTAFAGTFGYAAPELAYTATLSEKCDVYSFGMVAMEVLIGSHPGDLSLSLFSPSTAASASTSTSTSTHQMLLEDILDQRLPLPINGVADDVVLIARLALACLNVNPQFRPSMQQVSQKLSRRRAALPKPFSTITIEDLLNYNNPNP